DNA sequence from the Hippopotamus amphibius kiboko isolate mHipAmp2 chromosome 1, mHipAmp2.hap2, whole genome shotgun sequence genome:
aaaacattatattgtCTAAATAAAAGATGCCTGGGCCATATAGCTTCTGATTCAAACTTTCTGCCCTTCCTAAGAATTCAAGCAACAACATATTTTACTGAAATAGATGTTGCATGATCTCTTTTAAGTGTATAAGttttattacttaaatatatcttttctcTTAACTGAAAAATCTAAAACATACACAAACAGGCCAAGAATAACCATTCTGTTTCTAAGAAAAAGGCTATCAGTAAATAAATGTACCTCGAAGTGAAGTACAGAAGATTTTTATGTTTCATAAATCATTCCCAGTGGCTTCAGTTTGGCATGTAGCAGTCTGGTGTCTGAGAAACTTTTACGTGCCAAACTTCTTGGCTTTGGCACAGAAAGGGCCCCTTCCCTCAGGCCTCGGTGTCACCATTCCTTAGTGGTAGAGATTGACTTTTTTCTACAGATGGACTGAAAATTATCTCACTAAAAATTcatgtttgattttctttaaattggAAAGTTACAAAGGGAGTGTAAGTGTAAGAAGTAAGGTAGTGGGAGTATGTGAAACCTCTGTGTCCAACCCCCAGAAACCTCGAAGCCTGAGGTGCAGATTCTCCTTTGGGTCCTTCCAGCCCTGGAAGCTGAGACCTTGCTGAAGTCTGAAAAGCACTTTGGCCCTTGGCATCATAGATTTACCTCCACATCAGTATGGGTTAAAACAATGATTTACAGGTGGTTGGTTGGTGGTTTTTTCCAAAGCCAACTTTGATCCCATCAATGTATTTCTAAGGAAAATGTAAACTGTTCATACATTCTCTTAAACATCACAGTGAAAAATAAGTACCCGTATATGTGACAGGGCAGGCAGAAGGCTCTGCCTACTCTGTCCTTGGCAAAGGCCCTTGGCCACACTGGTGAAATGCCAGCTTTGCTTCTGCACAGGTACCTATGTCGTGCCATCCCACTGGAGCACTGGTGGACCCCAAAggcaggatgggggaggggatctttttgaaatgtttgcaGGAGCTCTGTCCAGCTGACTCTGTCTTCCAGCCTGGGAATGCTGCACAAAACTACATGGACATGGATGAGACCATGGATCTGTTGCCATTCTCTAGGGAAGACTTGGCTTGGAGTGTGGCTGCCTGGATTCGAAAATGTGTCCTTGATTCCATGGAATAATTCTTATAATTTTGCCTGGAAGAGACCAGAGAATCAGACACATGAGGCTGCTCCAGGAAGTGCTTTTCCTTTAGGATGAACTGTGGGAGCCCACTAGCCAAGGAATATTTTTAGAGGCTTAAATCCCTATCTCTGCCTGAAGAAAGGGTTGGGCTACTTTATAAGCATTACCCTATTAGTCATGCTCTCTGGTACCACTCTTGGTCCGATTACGTCCCTGTGCTTGAAGGAGTGGTTTCAAGAGGTAGATCCGTGGGTTGGAAGGCAGGAGACCTGCATCTTCACACCAGCCCTGCAGCTGGCTTGTGAGGTGATCCTGGGTAACTCAGTCCCTGATTCTGGGATTCCAATTCCTCACTGGTAAATTGAGGAAGAAGTCTCCCTACACCAGGTGAGAGCTGGGTTCCCCAGGGACGTGGGCCCAGCCTCTGGGTTGCCTATACTGCCTTTACCAGCACCCTCCCTCACTGCTGCCTggcctcctctgccccctccctgagCTCATGGGGAACAAAGGACAGACCAAGGCCAATCAAGCCTTACTTGGCAGTTTCCAAGAGTTTGACAGCCTCTTCATTTCTGTCTTGCTCCATAAACAGCAGGGCCAGCTCCAGCAAGGCATTTGGAATCAAGTAGTGGTCATATTTAATCCTCTTTTCACTGCAGGACAGAGGAAAGCATGGCTTACAGGCTCTGCTCTTGAGACATCCTTCAGGCACGTCCTTCAGACTCCTCCTGAGCCTCTCCCAAATGGCAGGATCCAGCTGATGGTCTCATGGGGTTTTCTGATCTGAATTCCAATTTGGGAAGGTTCCCACTACCTAGCCCTAGAAAGGCTTAAGATCCACAGCAGAGCCTTCCAATCCTCTGCACCTGAGGCCCCAAGTCCCTGAGCACCTATGGCTCATGTCATGTCTTtagcccacccccacctcagtccCCAACCCCCCCTTCATTTCATCTGCAACCCCTTCCCTCTACAACTTCACCCAGGCAGGAAAGGACCTGACCACTGTCACCCAACCTCAGGTGTCTTTCCTGTGTCCAGGCATTTGCACATGCTCTACCTACTCCACTTAActccttccttgctttctctgCCTGATAAACTTCCCAATTTAAGTGGCATCCCTGGAAAGCCTTTCCTGGTATCTAGCATTAGGTTTAGCTCCCTCCTCCTGGCACCCTCTGTCCTCTCTGCTTTCCTCTAGCACAGCCCTCACCATACCAGACTGAGTTGCCTGTAACTCTCTCTGACATCTGCACTCTCCAAGGGCAGAGTTGCTAAATTACAAACTCCAGGGGGCACCATTCACACAAAACTCATTGTCGGTGGGCTCCTGTAGTTGGGCAGTCTGGCGGCCCTGGAGGACAAGGTCTGAATGCTCTGTGCCCAGCAAGGGTCCTGGCACAGAATAGACACTAGTACCTGTGGAGTGAGTAGGGGTAGTCCAGAGTCAGCACTGTGGGTGAGGAAAGAGAAACCCAGAAAACGCCGCCCTGGAGCCTCGGGCCCAGCCGTAGGCCATCTGGAGCTGGAGCAGCCACTGAGGCACTTACTTGGCAGAGATGCTCCTGAAATTCTCCTCAGCCTCCTGGACACGACCCAGATACTTCAGACACAGGCCTTTCAGCAGCTTCACCAAACACTCATCATCCACCGAGTACTCATTCTCTGAGAATAGGGGAGTGAGGGAAGATGACaagtttgttcatctttttcaaCAGTTACTCATGGTGCCCCTACTCTGTGCTggaccctggggacacagaggtggCTCACACAGGTCCTCGTCCTCAGGGAGCTCCCATCCGGGGAGGGAAGACAGATACTGAGACGATGACAATACAGTGAAATCGGGACTGACTGAAGGAAGCCTGGGGGTTGTGGGAACTCAGAAGAGACCTGACCCTACCTGGGGGACAAGGGACAGCTTCTTGGAGGAGCTGCCACTGAAGCTCAGTCTGGAAAGGCAAAGGACAATTACTAGGGTAGAGAAGTGAGGAAGGACATTATTGGTAGAGGGAAACTTCAACTGTAAAGACCTATGGTCTGACCCAGCCTGGCAGGTTTGTGGGCCTGGGGGTAGTCACCTGGGCCCTTTTCCAGCATCTCTTCAGCCTTGGTGATAATCTTAAGTATCCCGTCTGTGAGTTCCGGCTGCTTCCCAATCACAGCGTAGCCATTCCAAATGTACATCAtttcctgggggcaggggagcaagTCAGTCCTAGGTTTCCTCCCCAGTGGGGCCTTGTTTCCCCATTGTAAAATGGGAAGCTTAGATAAGAGGATCACTAAAGGCCCTTCTAACTCTAATCTTCCATGACAAATCTCAGTCCAGCCTTTGAAGCTGTGGGCTTGAGGGAATTATGGGGAGTCTTATCTCTTACTTATTATCGAGATCTCTCCTTACCCCACTGAGAATTTAAGATGGACCCATACTCTCACTCTTCTCCTCATAGCTGCAAACAGTTTTCAGTTACTTCTGCTCATGGCTTCCCAGGGCACTAGTCTGCTCTCTCCCAAGCTCTCTGTGTCCAAACTCTTCCCATCCTTTGAGAACCAGGTCATGCCCCACACTCTCCAGGGAGTCCTCCTCCTTGCTGTAGCTAACAGGGCCTCCTATATTGGAGGAACCATAATTTACTTAAGGACTTCAGGAGCTTAAGACCATGTTACTTTCTGTCCTATTTCGCCAAGGCACTGAGCTTGAGTTTCCACCTATGAAACGTATCTGATTCTTTCCTTTGCCTTAactgccaggaagctcagaatACTAAATTAAATTTTCATCCTAGTAATTCTGTTAGCTTAGATTAGCATTTCCTAAACTATCAAACCAGGCAATGGATGTGaaagctatatgtatacataaagttATAGAAAGACTTTTGTTATGGTTTTTGTTATGTTCTAGGGAGGGATTTTAAGTTTAGACAAGTATTTATCAAATGATTATATGGTCTCAAGTTAGCTAATGTTCTGTTAAAAGAGTTCTGTGGCCAAATAAGTTAGGGAAAAACCGCATCTTTAAGCTTCTTAGAGACCTACCATACAGATTACCATATAAAGGCTCTAAGAAGGTCTACAGTGTATAAACTTTGTTTAGGCCAGTCTTTCCCAAATGTATTTAATCACAGAAATAATTTATGCACAAATAGCATTTTGCAGATTATAGTTTTGGAAAGTCTCCCCTAAATTTCTGGTATAGTTGCTTCCCCTGCCCTTCCTTACAACACATGCCCCCAAGTGATAATAGCTTTATTGTATATGTAAACTATAAAATAGCTcagattttctttaaagataatCAGGATACAAGCTCtaaataaattctacaaaatattgAACTTTTTGATTTCTAAAGTGCTAAATGTTTTATCAGCTGATTCTCATAACTGCTCTATGAAATGGGCAAGGTATATATTATTGTTTACATTAAGGGAAAGGGGACCCTACGCAGGGTCCCACAATGAGTGAATAGCAGAGCCAGGTTTCTGAAGCAGCACCCTTTCTACCTTTCTGACTGCCTTATTAATTGAATAACAAGGACTCTTAACAAACTAGAACCTTCTCTGATGCCTGCTTAAGTCATGTATGGAATTAGTATCATAGCCATGGTTCAGAATAtgggctctggaaccagactacctaggttcaaattctgactAACTCACTAGCTATGGgacttggacaagttatttcatCTTTCTACTTATTATCTTATCTACGTATTAGATATCTTATCTTCCTAGTTATCTCTTAGGCCTTATTATCCCCTTTGGTAAAATGGAGATGCCACCAGCACCTACTAAGAGGGTTGTCTTGAAGATCAAATGAGGCAATGGGTATAAGGAGCCTTGAACACAGCAAGTGCCCAATATCAATGCCAGCAATTACTGTTATTTCAGAGTTGAGTATAACACGGTCCCAGCCTCAGAAAAGCTTGGCccagggtgggggagtgggggtggggggcaggatgaGGACAACAGTGTAAACAATTATAATCATGTGACAAGACAgaaacagggtgggaacacaaacAGATGAGTGATGCTTTTAGGAGGACTGCTCTTTCTGCCTTGAGGTATCTGCAGCCTATTcacctgtctccccacccccatccctagTAAACTGGTACTTTTCTCAGAGGTTGAGGCAGGCTCAAACTCATTGTGCCAGGTGAGTTGTGAAATCCTCTCCAGGCCCCCTGAGGCATGAAGGTCTTTCTCCCTCATCCACTGCCTGAGGGATCAGTGGCTATATCCCTGGCTCTCAGCTAATCGCCAcaatcccaaactgaaattcagGGCCAGTCGAGACCATCCTACCCACCAGAGCAGGGACGGGCAATGAAATAGGTTTGGGGGAGAGGTAGCGTCTAGACTTCCGGATGGCAAACTTCTCTGTGGGTAGAGATTTCCCAGCAATCTTGAGtttcagccctggcacagccctgTAGAAGagatgaggagggtggggagagggtgagaAAACGCTGGAAAGGACAGAGTCCCCAGCCTGCCCAGCCTCTGCTtggtccctctctgggcctcagtttccccatctatatgATGAGAGTGTTGGACTCCTCGCCTGTAGCTACGGCCTTTTTTCACAGGCCCTGCCCCAAGACCTGACCACTTCCTATGGTTAGGCAAGGGGCTCCTCCACACCAGCAGGCAGAGGTGAGAATATACACAGAACCCCGAGGCCTGCTCTGCCTTCTAGTTGTCCCTCTCtactcccagcccccacctcctgagGGCCCAGCGGAAGTCTGACCCTAGTTTCGCAGAGATTAAAACTCAGAAAGGGAAGGATCTGCCCAAGACCGCACAGCACAAACCTTTCATTAACTCTGGCCACGTGAGCTGTGGCCTCCTCAGCTGTTTCCAAGGGTAGCGTAAAATGTGGAATGCAGCGGGGCAAGCCTCCACATCTGGGGCCTCACCCACCCAGCTCCGCCTTACCCTCGATCTCTGCCACAGTCATGGGGGTGTGGCTGTGACCGTCAGACCTGAGCTGTTCAGGCCCAGGAAACAGCTGGACCTAGTTGTGAGGTCCCTCACCAAACACCTCCCCTGCTTATTCACTGTGGAACCTCTCTAGGCCTGCTTTCTCATCCCTAAAAATGGAGACAAAGGGAGACGTTGTCACCCCTAAATATGcttctttggcataaggattattttaggctgattatttttaagaaacagcagacacacaaaaagctctgaaaacctaACAGAAGTTACCTTTTTGTaaaagacatttacatttataagggtaatctccatttgtaaggttGTCTCTCTCTGTATCCGGAAGAAGAGGATAATTAAATCTCTAGAAACTTATCAATGGAGAAAGCAGAGACTTAAATCTGCGTAACAACCATATACCCTCTTTTTACCTGAAAATCTCCCATAACTGGCTCCCCATCCCCCCAGATCTTTTGTCCTTTAGCTGGAGATGGCATTTAAGGTAATGGCTTGAGCCATTCCAAAGAGTgaactcagttttcctgggtctctcccatgtatacggGAGTtatttattaaacttctgtttgcttttctcctgttaatcttaTTATGAGGgttctcagccaagaacctagaaggatggagaaaaaaattactctttcTCCCCCACAGATTCTTACCCTCACGGATCTTCTGGAAGAGTTATATAAGAGAGAGAAACGAAGTCACTCAGTAAATGATAAACACCCCGTGACTGGGACAACCCAGGAAGGTAGGGTAACCCCCACTTCTGTGTCTGCATGTTGTAACAACACTCACCATGACTGCAGGAAAGCCCTAGGCTCCATCCTCAGCCTGCCATGGCTGAGCCCGGCTCTAGGCCCTCCCCAGAAGGCAAACACAGcagtgcagaaaagaataaaaacagccACCATGTATTGGCTCCAGGCCCTACCCCAGGCTCTTTGAATCTATTCTCTATTTGATTTGCAAAACAATCCTGCAAGGCAGAggttgttattcccattttacagatgctgaAACTGTCCAAGGTGACACAGCTAACACATGACAGAGGGTAGATTTAATCCTGTTTTTATGATTCCAACTCTGTGCTTTTCTGAGTGGATCAGGTTAACTCAGCAGAATGAACCTCTCGACCTCAGTGTCCACATCTGTCCTACACTCCATATGAAAGTTCAGTGGAAAGAATGCTGACAAAACCACTTTTGTGGAAGAAAACCTCTGAACAGATTCAAAGGGCTCTATcaagcagcagcaggaggaggtggcGATGGGAGGGAACGACCGGCATGTGGGGtgactgtgggggaggggcaggggctcagGGCCGGGGAGGTGacaaccccaccccctccctctgctcaGGGCGGCTGTgggcagggcctggctggggcCTGCAATGGGGTGCCGCGGTCGGACCCACCTAAACAACTCCACTTCGTCATCCCCGAACGGCTTGTAGTCCTCCTTCCCAAACATGCTGAGGTAGGCGGCCTTCATGTAGATGTAGGTGGCCTGTGTGAGGCAGAGAAACAGTCAGGTGTGAGCAACCTGCCCTCCAATCACAGTCTCCAACTGGCACCAGGACTTTACTGGAACCTCACTATGGGCCAGCATCGTAGCTAACATTATATGATCCCCAAGCCCCAGGGGGGAAGCCGGGTGAGGAAGCTGAAGCAACTTGAGGACTTGAGTTAAATCCATGATGGGCCCTGTTTAAGCAGCTGCCCTCTCCACTCCAAAGCAGCTGGGCAGACTCAAGCAACAGGGCAGTGCTGAGGGTAGGATGGAGACACAAAGACAGGGCAGCAGGGGCTTCAGGGCAGCAGCTACTTCAGACTGGGCTCTTGAAGGCCAATGGGAAgattcacagagatagaaaaaggACCTCCAGGCAAGAGGAACAGACGGACCAAAGCCAGGGAGGGCAGATATATGTGTAAGTAGGATACAAATCAGTAGCATAAAGCATGTAATGTGTATAAGAAGAGGTGTGAGGCCAGAAGAATGAGCAGAGTCCTGGGTCAGGGTCCTTTGGTGAAACCaccttgctgtgtgccaggcacttgacATACATCACCTCACTTGATCCCAAAGACAATGCCTGAAAGGGATCCATACCCCACCTCTGCTTCCTGGGACTGCAGAGCTGCTAGGGGCAGAGCTAGGAGTGACCCCAGGTTTGTGTGGCTTCAACGGTCTGCCCACTGAATCCACAGCTGCCACTGACAAGGAAGCGATGGctgacccacccccaccccagagatcCATCCCTGAAAGCCGCTCCCCTTTGCCTGAAGTCCAGTGCTGCCCTCCAGTGGCCAAGTCTTGAACCACAGCTTCTGCCACCTGGGGCTGCTACCCAGCAAAGAAGtgcagggggtggaggaggaaagggagcagGACATCCTGGAGTCTAGTCTTAGGAGATGGCAGAAAGCAGCCTCCACCTGGGAGCCCCACCCATTCTGAAGCCCAGGGTGACTCCCAGTTCCAGTCTGCCCTCAGCACACAACATGAGGAAAAGCTGGTGTTTGTGGGGTGTGCTGAGAAGAAGCTCCCCTCAGTGAAATCTGTTCCCCATCCCATCTGTAACCTCTCAGTGTCATCTGGGCCTTTTCCCTCTCACTGGCACTAGTAGTGAGCCACGAAGCGCTCATGATTTTACTTCCTATATAGCTCTTAAATCCCACTGGCCTTGCCCTATCCCTCACCTGAATTATTGCACCAGCCTCCACACCATCTCTCTGCTCCAGGCCACCAGGGGTGTCTTTCTACTGTCCTAGAAATGTGGTCTCCTAACTGATCTCCTGCTCCCACTCTTGCCCCTGCAAGCCATTTTCCACACCCCTCACCACTCTGACCTTTTAAAATCAGATCACATCAGTCCCTTCTTGACATCTTCTCATGATACCCCATCACTTAGGAGAACATCCAAATTCCCTGTCATGGCCTGCCAGACCCTATGCAGTCTCCTCCCAGTTTCCTCTCCAACTTCATCTCCACTGTTGCCCCCTCACTCACATCACTCTGGCCACACTGGTCTCTGGGCTGTTTCCAGAATACATAAACTCGCAGCTTCAGCTTCCTCCTCCACTCGCCCTAATATCTAccatgccctctgcctggaacattcttcaCGGAGAGGTCCACGTGGCTTGCGCCTTCATTCTGTTCTGGGTGTGTTCTCAGACAGGCCTCCCTGACCACGCTGTTCATCACGGCCTGCACCCGTACCTCACCCAATTTTTCTTTATCGCACTTACTGGAACCTGACATTATCTTACACTGAAAATCATCTATTTGTGTGTTTCTTGTCTCTCAAAGAGCCCTGAGGGGGTCTTTACTTTGTTCACGTGTGTATTTCCTGCCCTCGAACAGGACCTGGCGTGTGAGGGTGCCTAGCGACTGTAGGAGGGATTTCTTAAAGCACAAATCTAAGCCACAAGCATCAAGGGCCCCCCCACTGTCAGACTAAAGCGCAAACAGCCACTCAGGACCCTCGTGACCTGCTTTTCTGGCTCCTCCTCTTCTGCACTCTTCCCCATCACTACTTGAACTCACCTCAGGCCTTTGCCTGTgctgcccctctgcctgggatgccatTATCCTTTCTCTGCCAGGCTCATCTGCTGGCTTCCTCTTAAGAGCCTTTTCCTACTCCCCATGGACAGCACACCCCCACTGAGTCAACAGGAATTAGGACGGATGCAGTGACCTAGAGTTATGAGACCCATGGACATCCAAGTTACCCAGGAATGCTACAGGGCCACACGGATGGAAAACTGCAGCCACCTGCCCTGATGGGAGTCCTGTCTCCAGAGTTATCTGTTTGCCTATGGATTCCACATATTTATTTTGCTGGATTATTCCACCAGGCTCTGTGATATCAGATAGTCCTTGTCCTCGAGAAGCTTACAGCGAGTGGCTTAGGGGGGAAGGTCCCTCCACAGTCCCTCTGCACTCCCACCCAGAAACCCTTCCCCTGGCAACACAGAACCTTTGGGCAGCACCCTAGCTTCCAAGCCTCTGTTCTTGCAGTTCTCTCAGTTTGGGGTGTCCTTCCACTTCCTCCACTCTGCCACTAATTCCTCCTCACCCAAGATTCAGTTCAGACATCTCCTTTTCCAGAAACCTTCCTTGTCCTCTTGGCTGGGCTGCCCAGGGCGGCCTCTGAGCTCCCCTCAGACTCCCCCATTACAGCGCTGAGCACACAGCTGTCACCACCTGGCTTCTGGTCACCCAAGCTGCAAGCACTGGGGGAAACGTGAAGGGCCCAAAGGGACGACTCGGCACAGTACAGGCAGAGTAGATGCTAAGCAGACGGACCGGCACCTATGGCAGTGGCCACAGGCCAACTCCCTAGAGCTAGAAGTTGGTGGGCTCTGGTGGCCAAGTGCTGGAGATTAGGGATGAATGTGACCCCAGAACTCGGGGTGCCACAACCCCTACTTTCACAGGAAACCCTTCTGAGGAAAGCATGCAGAGAGAGAGGGGCTGACCaccccaaagtcacagagctggagaCTGAGCCAACTCACAACCCTAGATTTCCCGACACCTGAGAGGCCtggtcctccctctgctcctctcagCAGCTGTGTGGCCACCCCAGGCCTCTTTGTCCCCAGGCAGGTGGGCCCAGCTGCCTGCCCCACTTCACAAGAAGGCTTCTAGGtcactttaatttaaaaaggttCCCTGAGGCTGTGTTGGGAGTGGGAGGTGATGAGGAACGAATGCTGCGCCCACAGGGTGTGGAAGTGCCGAAGGAAGTGCCTTCAATAGGAGGGTGGTTTCAGGGCAAGCTGGGCCTCCTTGGGAGGACTTGAGGAGCAAGGGAAAAGCAGAGGCCTTTGAGTCACACAGAACTGTTTTCAAATCCAGTGTCTGTCACCaacagctgtgtgacccaggaaagtcacacaccctctctaagcctcagtgccGGATGGAGATAACGTCTGGGCACACAGTCAGAGCTCAGGGAaagcccacccctcctcccagccctgcctgccctgaCCCAGAGAGTTCCCTTTCAGCTTGGGCCCCAGGCAGGGGGACTTAAAAGGGACTTTCAAGCAGAGGTGAGGGAGAGATGAGAAATAGGGATTTCAGGTTATTGAGACACATATGCTATGCATTTGACACTACCAGATGCTCTCTGATGATCTAGATGATTCTAAGACTCTTGGTTCAGAATTCTGTGCTCTCATTACTACGATGATAATGACACACTTATTTCACCATTTACCATGATGTTTTACGCTTTCATCTATGCTGAGcatctgttttgctttgttttgcctACATGGCATCTCTTTAATGCTCACCCCCAGCCACACTTATTCTGGGACACCACCTCATTTTTCTTCTGAGGAACCACCCCTCTCCTACTCCCAATCCATGAGGGGTCTTCCCACCCCTGTTTCCAGGCACTGACTTGTGATCTCTGCCAGACCAACGAGGCTCTATAGTAGGGCTTTGGTTGAAACCAAAGGGAAGATGTGAGTTGGGGCAGGCAGCCCATAGCCACTCTGCTGGCACATGGAGAGAACCTGCCTGTACAATAAAGATATCATATCATAGAGGAGAGCACAGTCCCAGATGGAAAAAACAAGCCCAGATGACATAATTTGAATTCCTGGATTCAGCCCTACCTGAAGTCAGATGTGCCTAGAATTTACAGTTATATGAACCAATGAGCCTTTTGTGTTTGCACCCGCATAGTCAGGTACTATGTCCACTAGCTCCATGtgactttttacatttaaattaattaaaatggaataaaattggaAACATCCAGTTTCCCAATTGCAGCaggcacatttcaagtgttcGGTGTGCACATATGGCTAGGGGCTACCACACTGGACAGTGCAGAAAAACAGCATTTCCACcgtcacagaaagttctgttgggcaACACTCACGTAGACCATGTGAGCCACACGTCTGTCCCTTGTGACTAAAAACCTTGACACATTGTAGTTCTAAAGGTCATCTGCTCCTCATggtctttatttccttccaaCCCTGAGGCCTAGTAGAATTTGTGGTTTTGCTTAAATTCCAGCCGAGACATCTGTGTTCAGTTAGGGGTTTTGCCCTTGGTCTGGGGGCTCATGGCCAGTTGGGGTTGGCCTGGTCCCCCTGTGCCCTCAACACATGGTGTCAGCCCACCTTAGACCAGGAGTTCTCCTTGCTGAGCAGGTCTGCGTAGAAGTAGGCCATCTTCCACTGGCCCTTGTAGGTGAAGCACCACATCAGCTCCCAGTAGCACATGTGATGGAACTGCTTCCAGTGTTGCTGGGCCTCACAGCACTCCTCGAACCACCGGATGGCCTGTGGGCACCTGCCGATCAGCCTTGCAGGCGTCCCGTGGCCCGCATCCACCCCGCTCTCCATGCCCTCTGTCCCCACCCAACTCCGCCGCAGTGTCCTGCCGCACACAGTGGCCCAGCCCTGTGCCAGGctcagggagggggagaagggtaGCACTGGGGAGACAGGAGTTGTGGCCTCCAGTCTTGGTCCTAGCCCCTAAGCCTTACATGACCTTGGGCCCAGTTACTGCCCCTCCTGGGGACTCTATAGTCTGTCAGCACAAAATGGAAGGGTGAGACAGAGCTATAATGGAGGGATAACAGGCACTGGAAAGTAATATAATAACTCTGTGCCTCATAGCAAACTCCAAAGTTTCCAGCAGCTCCCAAGAAGTGACCTGGACCTGGGGCATCTGTCCTGCTGCCTAAGGAATCACAGCCAGGACCAGCGGGATATGCCAGAACTCCAAGTCATCGAGTCCATCCTGGGCCTTGTGCTGGGCTTAGTGCTGGGGATTCTGCCAGGACCGGGACCCTCCCTTCTCTCACCCCTTCGATGGCTCCCTCCCACCTACAGAGCCCAGACTCCTTAGCCAGGCCATCAAGGTGCCCGCTTCAACTCCTGACAGCAGGTTCCAGCCTGTCACCCTGCCCTGGACAGCGGGTCTTCCCACCTCTCTGCTTTACTCAAGGATGCTGTAGCCCTCCATCTCCCTGTCAAACTCCACTCACaacaaatgccacctcctccctcGTCTTCCCGGACTGTCTCGGTCAGAAGTGCCTCTCCTGCCCCCACTCTCTCTCTCGTAAGTCCTCTCTCGGGGCCCTCCTGCCAGTCTGCCCTGTGCCCGAGTCTGTGCGTGTCTGTTCTCCTACTGGCCTGGAAAACCTGAGGGGCCTCCAGCACTGGCTCAGACCCCCATCACTTACCATGTCAACATTGCCTTTAATGGCTTCAATCCGCCCCGCAAAGAACAGGAAGATGGCGCCCTGCAACGACACACACACGGGT
Encoded proteins:
- the TTC39A gene encoding tetratricopeptide repeat protein 39A isoform X6, with the protein product MAFLTAWKGAASGKSDRRTKESMYHSLTYATILEMQAMMTFDPQDILLAGNMMKEAQSLCQRHRKKSSVTDSFSSLVHRPTMDQFTEEEIHAEVCYAECLLQRAALTFLQDENMVSFIKGGIKVRNSYQTYKELDSLVQSSQYCKGENHRHFEGGVKLGVGAFNLTLSMLPTRILRLLEFVGFSGNKDYGLLQLEEGASGHSFRAVLCVMLLLCYHTFLTFVLGTGNVNIEEAEKLLRPYLKRYPKGAIFLFFAGRIEAIKGNVDMAIRWFEECCEAQQHWKQFHHMCYWELMWCFTYKGQWKMAYFYADLLSKENSWSKATYIYMKAAYLSMFGKEDYKPFGDDEVELFRAVPGLKLKIAGKSLPTEKFAIRKSRRYLSPKPISLPVPALEMMYIWNGYAVIGKQPELTDGILKIITKAEEMLEKGPENEYSVDDECLVKLLKGLCLKYLGRVQEAEENFRSISANEKRIKYDHYLIPNALLELALLFMEQDRNEEAVKLLETAKQNYKNYSMESRTHFRIQAATLQAKSSLENGNRSMVSSMSM
- the TTC39A gene encoding tetratricopeptide repeat protein 39A isoform X1 — translated: MAFLTAWKGAASGKSDRRTAVSSLHEALDQCMTALDLFLTNQFSEALSYLKPRTKESMYHSLTYATILEMQAMMTFDPQDILLAGNMMKEAQSLCQRHRKKSSVTDSFSSLVHRPTMDQFTEEEIHAEVCYAECLLQRAALTFLQDENMVSFIKGGIKVRNSYQTYKELDSLVQSSQYCKGENHRHFEGGVKLGVGAFNLTLSMLPTRILRLLEFVGFSGNKDYGLLQLEEGASGHSFRAVLCVMLLLCYHTFLTFVLGTGNVNIEEAEKLLRPYLKRYPKGAIFLFFAGRIEAIKGNVDMAIRWFEECCEAQQHWKQFHHMCYWELMWCFTYKGQWKMAYFYADLLSKENSWSKATYIYMKAAYLSMFGKEDYKPFGDDEVELFRAVPGLKLKIAGKSLPTEKFAIRKSRRYLSPKPISLPVPALEMMYIWNGYAVIGKQPELTDGILKIITKAEEMLEKGPENEYSVDDECLVKLLKGLCLKYLGRVQEAEENFRSISANEKRIKYDHYLIPNALLELALLFMEQDRNEEAVKLLETAKQNYKNYSMESRTHFRIQAATLQAKSSLENGNRSMVSSMSM
- the TTC39A gene encoding tetratricopeptide repeat protein 39A isoform X4, whose product is MTAVSSLHEALDQCMTALDLFLTNQFSEALSYLKPRTKESMYHSLTYATILEMQAMMTFDPQDILLAGNMMKEAQSLCQRHRKKSSVTDSFSSLVHRPTMDQFTEEEIHAEVCYAECLLQRAALTFLQDENMVSFIKGGIKVRNSYQTYKELDSLVQSSQYCKGENHRHFEGGVKLGVGAFNLTLSMLPTRILRLLEFVGFSGNKDYGLLQLEEGASGHSFRAVLCVMLLLCYHTFLTFVLGTGNVNIEEAEKLLRPYLKRYPKGAIFLFFAGRIEAIKGNVDMAIRWFEECCEAQQHWKQFHHMCYWELMWCFTYKGQWKMAYFYADLLSKENSWSKATYIYMKAAYLSMFGKEDYKPFGDDEVELFRAVPGLKLKIAGKSLPTEKFAIRKSRRYLSPKPISLPVPALEMMYIWNGYAVIGKQPELTDGILKIITKAEEMLEKGPENEYSVDDECLVKLLKGLCLKYLGRVQEAEENFRSISANEKRIKYDHYLIPNALLELALLFMEQDRNEEAVKLLETAKQNYKNYSMESRTHFRIQAATLQAKSSLENGNRSMVSSMSM